The sequence below is a genomic window from Methylotuvimicrobium alcaliphilum 20Z.
ATCTTAAACCATTTCGAATACGGAATTATAAAGCCTTAGACTAAGTATGGATAGTTAGGCCGCTTTGCAAATGACCGGTTTTACTTTATGAACCATTAGACGGCATACTACTTGAATCATCTATGAAATATCCGGTCTAATTGGCTTTTAATCCCTTCCTAATGAGGGATCGTTCAACTTTGTAAGCTATGGGGAATACCTTTCGCACTTCAAGTTTCGGCAGTGCCTGAGGAGGCGCCCGGATGGCGCGAGTCAGCAGACACCCGGAGGCCCAGGGAAGGGTTCCATAAGTTAAACTGAATTGACTAAGCGTTCTAAGCAACAGGATAACATATTGATATGTTGATTATTTTAATGCGTTTGCCCTGCACCGGGGGGGCTGGCATAGAGCCTACAGGGATGTATTTACCCAGCACCTAAATTCCATAGCCCATTGGCCATGGTTAATTGTCTTGGATAATTTAGATGCTGGTTTCACGGCGTCCTTTGACGGACACCCTGGTGCCGAATTTTGATCTACGATGGGTATAACTGACTTTTTGAGTTATCTTAGCAGCTGACAATTTCACCCCTATTACAAAAATGACAGTAACAATGGACTACGAAACATTATGCCAAGACTGCAGGCTAGTCGAGCTATGTCTTCCTTACGGCTTACCGAAAACCGAGCTGGAACAGTTCGAGACAATCGTAAAAAACAAAGCGCCACTGTTAACCGATCAATATCTCTATCAACAGGACGACAAATGCCGAAGTTTATTCGTCGTTAAAACTGGATCGTTCAGAAGTTTTATATATAGTGAGGATGGCGCCGAACAAACAATTGGATTTTATTTACCCGGGGAATTAATGGGGTTTGACGCTTTTCAGCATGGGCGCTTCACAAGCTCGAGCATAGCGCTTGAAACAAGCAAGGTATGCGAATTGCCATTATCGAAGCTTAATGATTTATGCCGATTGATTCCTAGTTTGCAATCTCAAATGCTGCGCGTTTTAGGTAAGGAAATCGAGTCCGATCATAATCAGATATTATTATTAAGTCATCGTTCCGCCAAAGAAAAAATGGCGACTTTTTTATTAAGGCTATCGCATCGATACAACGCCTTAGGGTTTTCGAAAACCGAATTTAATTTAACGATGAAACGGCAAGATATCGCTAATTTTTTGGGGCTTACTAACGAAACCGTTAGCCGCTTGCTTGCCGAACTGAATCATCAAGGAATCATTACCATCAATCGACGCAACGTCAAAATTAATAACATAGACTCTTTAAAAGTCATCGTCGAATAATTGTTATTGAACCGAAGCTACCGCGTAATTGCAACCTCGGCTCAACTCGCAACGGAAAGTACTTATTTCAACATCATTTGCGCTGAATTTGCAGAGTCGGACGGCCGGCTAGGGCCTTGGCCGGATTCGCTGCAAGCGGCTAAGGCTGAAACTGCAATAATGGCTAAAAACAAACGGCTAATAAATTTCATAATAAACTTTTCTCAATTGTGAGTTAAAACGTATTGTTCTATTGTTCGATCGAACAACAAAACTTAACACCCTTATGGGTAAAGCCATTATCACATGATTACTTAATCGTTTATTGATATAAATCAATTATTAAGGAACATGCGCAAAATAACTACTACAAGGTAACTGTTCAATCCCCGTCAATTCTCGTTTCCATGCTCTGCGTGGGAATGCCTAAGTACCGCTCCAGCGGAACGTGACGCTAGAGCGCACAACCATTAAGTTAAGCCATCACAGAAATATAAGTAATGCTTGCATTCAGGCTCTAATGCATCTAAAAAACTTGCCATCTATGGAGCTTGACGGCAGCATTCGAACGCCAAGGACGCCGAATTTTGATCTACGATAGGTATAAACAATAATATTTTGAACATTTGGCTAGAATGCTTATCTTAAAAACAAATAGATGAACATATGAGTAGATATTGATATGATTATTTCACCTGAACTAGCCGCCAAGGATTGCTGCGATGAACAAGAGACGCACCCCGACTTGTTGGCCAGGGCCATACCGGACTTGCCTGACGAGTACGAAGCCGGTCGACTAGCCGACTTATTTAAAGCTTTAGCCGACCCTACGCGGGTAAGGATTATTGCCGCACTGCTGCACACCGAGTTATGTGTGGACGATTTGGCCAATT
It includes:
- a CDS encoding ArsR/SmtB family transcription factor, with product MIISPELAAKDCCDEQETHPDLLARAIPDLPDEYEAGRLADLFKALADPTRVRIIAALLHTELCVDDLANLLDMSQSAISHQLRLLRNLHLVQFRRSGKHAFYRLVDDHVRDLFQRSREHLDC
- the fnr gene encoding fumarate/nitrate reduction transcriptional regulator Fnr yields the protein MDYETLCQDCRLVELCLPYGLPKTELEQFETIVKNKAPLLTDQYLYQQDDKCRSLFVVKTGSFRSFIYSEDGAEQTIGFYLPGELMGFDAFQHGRFTSSSIALETSKVCELPLSKLNDLCRLIPSLQSQMLRVLGKEIESDHNQILLLSHRSAKEKMATFLLRLSHRYNALGFSKTEFNLTMKRQDIANFLGLTNETVSRLLAELNHQGIITINRRNVKINNIDSLKVIVE